Proteins encoded in a region of the Mycolicibacterium neoaurum genome:
- the panD gene encoding aspartate 1-decarboxylase, whose amino-acid sequence MLRTMLKSKIHRATVTQADLHYVGSVTIDADLMDAADILEGEQVTIVDIDNGNRLVTYAITGQRGTGVIGINGAAAHLIHPGDLVILIAYATMDDSQARSYRPRIVFVDAENKQIDLGSDPAHVPADAAGLMSPR is encoded by the coding sequence ATGTTACGCACGATGCTCAAATCCAAGATCCACCGTGCCACGGTGACCCAGGCCGACCTGCACTATGTCGGTTCGGTCACCATCGACGCCGACCTGATGGACGCCGCCGACATCCTCGAAGGCGAGCAGGTGACCATCGTCGACATCGACAACGGCAACCGATTGGTCACCTACGCCATCACCGGGCAGCGCGGTACCGGCGTGATCGGGATCAACGGTGCGGCAGCACATCTGATCCATCCCGGTGATCTCGTCATCCTGATCGCCTACGCGACCATGGATGATTCCCAGGCGCGCTCCTATCGTCCCCGGATCGTGTTCGTCGACGCCGAGAACAAGCAGATCGATCTCGGTTCCGATCCCGCCCACGTGCCGGCCGATGCCGCCGGCCTGATGTCGCCCCGCTAG